The Helianthus annuus cultivar XRQ/B chromosome 15, HanXRQr2.0-SUNRISE, whole genome shotgun sequence genomic sequence tccgcgcacttcttacctatcagagagaaggataatacgagcaagttggccgaaatttacatgagagaaatcgttacacgccatggagtacctctctcgatcatctctgatagagacggaaggttcgtatcaaggatttggcaatccttccaagaagcttttggctcacaattgaatctaagaactgcatttcacccacagaccgacggtcaaagcgagcggactattcagactttggaagatatgctgagagcatgtgttatgtatttgggcggtagctgggataagcatttgccattggtcgagttttcataccacaacagctaccacaccagtattggtgtcgcgccatttgaagctctatatggccgcaagtgcagatcaccgctttgttggtctgatgcaggtgatagacaattggttggtcctgatatggtccaggaaaccacagataagattgcccAGATctgagatcgcatcaaggcggctcgtgatcgtcagaaatgttacgcggaccaaagaaggaaacctctagagtttgaggtaggtgatatggttttgttaaaggtatcaacctggaagggtgtggcacgcttcgggaagcgtggaaagttgaatccgcggtatattggtccgttcagaattttgaaaagaattgggctagtagcatacaagctggacttacctgctgaactgaataggtgttcacgatacatttcatgtatcaaatttgaagaaaagtccaactcaaggtaccgttgtcattcccaccgacgaaatccatatcgacgacacgctccattttgttgaagaacctgttgaggttacggattggaaagtgaacaaaacccgctggagcagtgtcaagctcgtcaaggttcgttggaatgccagacatggtcctgaatacacctgggagcgtgaggaccgaatgaaagagaaatacccccacttatttcccaagaaccctgctactagaagcagaacttaaaatttcgggacgaaatttttctaacggggggagaatgtgacaaccctcactaaatcaggtatccgtacgacttaactaataattaattactgcttaattactgtgcttgcttgaaattgtggataaactgctacttgaatactgatacatgtacatgcttgcatcatactttatttgttgtcactccattatttacatacagaactttagtgacaaacatgatgcacaaaagcacagtagcccAATAAATGGATAACCCAtttaacatgctgatatagccagcatcaggcagacactgcctctaaggcctgtatgagcccgagatagtttgctacactagtagtgagtgtagggattcgagggttgtagaactgcgtcactaggcataagttacagtgaccggatatgcctaaaacgtactctaagtacaaaattcagcactttaaataaaaattcagcatttagctaactaataaagtgccaaaacatgaaaaaaatattactagacactttccaaagtgtcaggaataagttgtgtcactaaaaatagtaataacgacactttaaagctttgttaagcactttaacggatcactatccaaccgaacaaccggactttacccggaacataaaaatattgccaaccacattgtttctctttttctgaaccagttagtgtccccgaataccctaacacccgctataatgcataacacgctagtaaccgagttaacctcCAACTTAACTTAACTTTATCCTAACTATTAGTTGAATTCTAACcggataacccccccccccctaaccgagtTCGGTCACTAtgtgacccccccccccccgcattGTACTTTGTTGATTAATTAAATCAAACATGCCTAATATCAAGGGAACATAGTAACCCTTGGTTAATGATCATGAAGTTGTCTATAAGTATGTGATCTTAACCATCATAACCTTCACACACTCAACATCACAacatcactctctctccctctccttggagctctcggccgaacacacccacaaccatccatccattttcgagtctTGATCAAGCTATTCCAAGTACACACAAGGGTTAAGGATCTCATACAAGGAAGCTCGGTGCATTCGGATCGTGAAGGACCTcacctcattgcttttatccacccaatcttcgactagtttcttccctagcctcgagctagtagtaagtgactttaaacacactcttgatctattctaaagtggttaaaacaaacttcGTCGGTTAAaatttatgaacatacaagaaGACATGctaaaagtttactaaaatgatgattatgttggataaaagctatgaaattgtgtaaaacttgtaagacttgttttgtggtgattatttagtgccgatctatgttgtggtagctcggatcatcatctaacccggattagtcatgttcatgaaacatgacATAGTATGTGTTTAAGTATAAAAgggggttaaatgatgaacactaccacttactaagcatgaacttgtgtaaaaacgattttacttatgaaatagtgttcaaaactagtagatctacggatctacaaatggtattttcaaaggaccaagtgtcaaaagaAAACATACTTTTAAAACCAGATCTTACacgaacaagagtgatttttgtaaacacacaagtgtgtaaacacttgtgtaacacaaagtttcgacaaaagaactatttttataaacgttgacaagaagttgtaaagatgtaacttctttaaaaacgagacttttaagaaaccggattgatttatacaaagatccactaaaataATGGGAAGTCACTACGTAAtttggacaaaccacaagttcatgtatttttgcgatttataactattttgactagtttgatggatTGGAAATTGTTATtgtgaatgagaaaattgttggcttgaattttaaaagaaaatgatacgcttgagagcgtggccacctccagttacaggggaaaatctggcgaaatttttccaaaaacttaacacttggaaaatattttcaccacaagtgttataaatacatttttaacttgttttcaaagatgtaaatttcgccatgattttatttacaaaatttctaaatatcgaaggtgggattttcacaaaataaaacttgataaatatatatttagtatatatatttttcataacaacacttgtgagatttttatgattattttgtgaactacgtaaatattatttttagggtaaaaataatattaaccaATGTTAACggttccaaaataatacgaacgcctttacgataaatatttaagttacaacggtatagttattaccacccgatctttatccgtaacttacgtattttcagaaaatattaatgaacgcgtattttgacaaggatattattttggaaaattatatgtaattaaatataatatttttggaaaaaatacttatattttggagttagaaataaaatatatattaagtgagacttaataatatattccgaagatacacaaatgcacatgtattaaatcccccatccttgggaaggaaaatatctACCAAATATTTGccaagtgtaattacgaaatagttgtctaactatttcccaaagacattaaaccttaagctaaggcacggccgtccgtttAATAGAtctagtacgtgtaggtcgtcgcacagctgactgatcaggagatttacttgatagagacgcacttcagtgagttcatgtcccccttttctcttaactgttttcagttttctaaactgcgggggtgaaatacatgttactatgattacgaatactttttacatggtatggttagcgtaaggagagttactacttagatcatgtgagtgggtaggcgcaacttgaggccattaatcctcattgtaggaccgagggacagtagcggtagatctatctgggtgtagcgagcacagccccaggcccagcataacggacctcggggtgactttgtgcccaacgcataaatccgctaggtttgagtcttcctacttgcacttcacacatatcaatggccttgcaaaccattggtgatctctttttccttatttgctacataccaggattttgtacatacaaaggtttttattactcacttacacatgaactcgctcaacattattgttgatttttccaaacttacatgtatttcagggaactaaagatctggcgcggtatgttacgttttcccgctgcataagagttcgaggtcatccaagtttaagggatgtgactttttcctggacgagtcacagttcttaaactgtgtttatttcttGTTGGTGTTGTGTCTtttaaacaatgttttatgttgttaGGTGGTAATGttcgttgcatgagtcaacgccgtaagacaatgttatgttacttatgTTGTAAAACTTAATTtgatggatgatcttgcatggtttttatttcatatagctttgttatgattaagctatgatattaagaagtcacaccaaaataaaccACGTTTCCGCAAAGCCAGAGTGTGACAGTATAGGTTTATTTTAACATGAATATATGGTATAAGAAACTAGAGGAAAAAACTATTCTTATGCTTTGTTACAAATGCATAATAATTATTAGCTTAACCATGGGTATAGGGATCGTCTAATtagttcagaaaaaaaaaaaagtaccCAAACTTATCTTTCGAATTAATTCTTAATGTTTTAATTTAAGATaaaatctatctatactatataataaaagaaacttgtttttgtcattctctcatttaattgattaaaattattaataatagtaataataataatatttcatctaaactaatacaaatttttattattaataatatttaatcaaatctaaaatctaatctaatacaaatttttattatcaataatatttaatcaaatctaataagaattcatgcgaattccaaagttgatattaactttcaaataattaaaaaaaatccacctaacatcacaaatgtttctggtaaattcgattaattaatttgttcaacaatcattattatctttatcatttagtacggttaaccgatttatcatcatacaacctccaacctattcaatcatatgatttttcaatcttatattaactaaataaataaagattaatattcaatcttatcctactttaaatataaaaaaattcgttagttcagattaatattcaatcttatcctactttaaatataaaaaaaatcggttagtttttttaaatatatttctattattatttggtatataaaatcatatttgttcAACCCATGTATACatcggggtttttaaaaatataactttttttattatttggtaaacaatattacatttattcaacccgtgtaatacaatggttttaaagatataattttttttattatttggtaaataatattacatttattcaacccatacaatacatatggttcttatagatataacttattttattatttaatatataaaattatattttcttcaacccgtgcaataaagaaggcttttaaaaagataatgttttattatttgatataaaaaattcatttatttaacccgtataatacacggggttataacctagtaataaATAAATGATGACTATTTCATACTTTTTAGACCGTAATTTATCTCGATGAATGTTAAATAATTCTAAAACATGCAAAATAGTAGACAAGATATTGGAAAATCACATCTGATCTGATCACTACATTATACAAAAACAGTGAGATCATATTCAAACTAAGAATACAATATCCTTTTCTATACCAACCAACCTATTATTTGTTTTTTCTTTAACTATTTATCATTTTAAATATTATTACATGccttttttcaaaattttaatataCCTTTTTAAcacatttattttttattagagATATTGAATTTAAATAACCCAAACTTTCACCAATTTGCTGATAGCACTTTCAACTTTCAATTTGTACCACAACATTCACAGTTTTGACTTATTAGCCaatgaaaaagtatatcgtacattacggcttaacgtacttcacgtacaacaacgtgcgtgatttgttctataacatgcgtaattaatgttttcaatatgcgtgattattgtgtttcaacatgcgtgattttgaatctttgagttataacgtgcgtgattttaaaatgaacgtgcgtaattacctgtcgtacgtgatgtacgttaagctgtaatgtacgttaaccttcctcatTAGCCAATAACACTACCAAACTAACTGAACCTTAACTCAGTTAGTCTTTTTTACTGATGTGGCATTTGTGTGTTGACATGGCATTTGACATAGATTTTTTTATGACGTGGCAACTGTGGTGTCAGCTGACGTGGCATCTGACTTGACTTTTTTGATGATGTGATAGCTGATATGGCTTCTGACTTGGCTTTTTTtaatgacgtggcagctgatgtggcacTAGTTGGGTGACATGTCAGGTGATGTCAGCAAACTAGGTTAGTTTGGGAGTGCTATCGGCCAATAAATTAAAAGTTGGGAGTGGTGTGGTAAAAATCGGAAGTTGGAAGCGCTATCAGCCAATTGGTGAAATTTAGGaatatttaaatccaatatccttttataatattttaataatattcttttattattattactaggttATAGTCAGGGGCGGACCCACGTTAACCGgaacggggtccccggaccccaatcttttttaaAAAAGTAGTAGAAGCGGTATGTAAAATTTTCTATGGACCCCATAAAATAATTTAATTGGACCCCATAACATTAAGAGTGAGTCTGGTGCACTGGTAATACCCTTTGTTTACACCCAAAATGTTCCGGTTCGATACCTGTAAGTTCcgtttttttgtgtgttttttttcttttttttttaatttgatttttaattGGGGTATTCTAATAGTCTTTCAACCCAACTTGATTTTATAATCAGATCACCAAAAGGACGCTCGTTTCTCCTTTTCCCCTCCTGCGCACAGACATCATTAATATTCAAGAAAACCTTCAACCTTCCTCCTTCCTCCGGCCTCCCTCCTCCTCCGCGGCTCCGCCTCCGGCCTCCCACCGACGGCTCCCCTTCCTCTGCCCTCTCTGCCGATCGCTGCCCTATCCATCCGCCTCCACTCACTGCCAGTGAATTTTGGTAagaattttttttatctttaactaGAATTTTGGTATATATCTCTATGTTTAAGGACTTTTTTGCTATGAATCTTTCTATATATCGACATAATTCTCTAACTtgaatttagggtttagggtttatgaattttttttatctttaactaGAATTTTGGTATATATTTCTATGTTTAAGGACTTTTTTTGCTATGAATCTTTCTATATATCTACAGAATTCTCTAACTTGAATTTAGAAGTTAGGGTTTATGAATTTTTTTTACTTTAGTTACAGAAGTTCATGTCTCAGAACAGTGTTAATTATATAATTTCTTATTATCATCTTAATACTTGAATTATAGGCCAAATTATGCAAGAATCGTTGAAAACAAAGTTTCATGTCTCATCTTCTTCAAGTAGTACTCGTATGAGAATTGATTTGGAAGACCTTCCATGGGATCCCGCCGAACGAAAACCAATTTTGTCTTATGACGTTAACCAAAGAGATGAAATTAGACGTGCGTATTTGAATAAAGGTCCATGTCAACCGCAAGGTCATATTTTTCCAAAACGAGATATTGGTGGTAGATTAAGACAATTTAATCCCGACTGGTTCAAGGAATTTGGATGTTGGTTAGAATATAGTGTTAAATCAGATGCCGTATTTTGCTTGGTTTGCTACTTGTTCAAAGAAAGTGGTCAAAAAGATGCATTTGTGACCGACGGATACCATGGTTGGAACAAAAAAGATAGATTGGGTATTCATGTAGGTAACGGTAAGCCGAATAGTTTTCACAATAAAGCACTTCAAAGATGTGACGATTTGCGTAAACCTAAACAATCTATTGGTAGCGCCTTTCAAAAGCATGGTCAACCTAGCCAAAAACACAAAATCGAGTATAGAATCCGATTAAGCACATCAGTTATTCTTGCTAAAGCTTTATTGAATGGTGCATTACCGTTTCGCGGTCATGATGAGTCTGAAAGTTCAATTTATAAAGGACATTTCTTGGAATTTTTAAAACTATTGGGAGAGTTGAATGAGTCCATTGGTAAGGTTATATTAGGAAATGCTCCGGGGAATAACCAAATGACGTCTCCAAAAATTCAGAAAGATATTTGTAATTGCTTTGCACAAGAAGTGTTAAAACAGATTTTTGAAGAACTAGCCGATGATGTGTTTTCTATATTAGTTGATGAGTCTCGTGATATATctaaaaaggaacaaatggcagtCGTTTTGAGATATGTTGACAAGCATGGGGTTATTAAAGAGCGATTTATCGGCCTTGTTCATGTCATGGAAACATCAGCACTATCTCTGAAATCAGGTATTGATGATTTATTTTCTCGGTATAATTTAAGTTTGGCAAGGGTTAGAGGTCAAGGATACGATGGTGCTAGCAATATGGCCGGTGAATTTAATGGTTTGAAAGCCTTAATTTTGAAAGACAACTCTTCGGCATACTATATACATTGTTTTGCCCACCAACTTCAACTGGTTGTTGTGGCCCTTGCAAACAAACATGATGAAATTTGGACATTTTTTGATAAGGTGTCGACTTTGACAAATGTGGTTTGTGCATCTTGCAAACGAGTAGATATGATTCGAGAAAAGCAAAAGGAGAAAGTACAAGAAGCAATGGGTCGAGAAGAAGTTGAAACAGGGAGTGGTTTAAATCAAGAACTATCTATTGCAAGAGCCGGAGATACACGTTGGAGCTCTCATCATAAGACACTTGTGCGCTTGGTTCAGTTATATCCAACAATTATTGAAGTGCTTCAATATATTCGGAATTCCGGTTTCAATAATGTTCACCAAAGACAAGCAAATGGTATTTGGACATACATGAAGGCATATGATTTTGCATATTATTTACATTTGATGAAGCGCATTTTGGGGATTACTAATTTGTTGTCTCAAGCTCTTCAAAGAAAGGACCAAGATATAGTGAATGCAATTCAAATGGATAATGCAACGAAGCAACAACTTCAAACATATAGACTTGAAGGATTTGATTCACTTTTGAAAGATGTGGCATCTTTTTTGTGAAAAAAATGAGATTGAAATTGTTGACATGGAAGATGAATACGTTAATCcaaaacataaaagaaaaaagACTAACATCACCAATCGCCATTATTATGAGGTTGAAAATTTCAATACGGTGTTAGATATGCAATTACAAGAGCTTGACAACCGTTTTAGTGAGGTAACCACCGAATTACTTACATGTGTTGGTAGTTTGAGTCCGGATGATAACTTTAGTGCATTTAATGTTCAAAAGATTTCAAGGTTGGCCGAGTTTTATCCGTTTGATTTTAGTTATGAAGAAAGAGAATCTCTTATGATTGAGCTAGGCAACTACATTATTATTATGAAAAAAGATGGAATGTTTGCTAACGTGAATGGGATATCTAATCTTGAAAAGAGGATGTTGGAAACAAAGAAACATTTGAGGTATACGTTGGTCTATCGTTTATTGAAGTTGGCATTAATTCTACCGGTTGCAACGGCAAGTGTTGAGAGGTGTTTTTCGTCAATGAAACATGTGAAGACGGATTTGCGTAATCGAATGGGTGATGATTATATGAACGATTGTTGCATTTGTTACATCGAAAGAGACCTTCTTGCCAATGTTTCGGTCGACGATGTAATGGATCGttttcaaaagatgaaaactcGTCGGGAACAACTCTAAAAGTTtgtaatgatttttttttgtttcgaaAGACATAGTATGTTTATTGTGTGTTTTCTAATGAGTAatgattatataattttgttatggtattatattttattatgttcctcattccgacccgacccgacccgacccgacccgacccaaacgACGACGACCCGAAAATTTTTACTTTtgtttgtcaaaaatttgaacaccgaaaaaaagtggaccccattgaaaaaaaatcctgggtccgccactggttaTAGTCACGTATATTACATGAGTTAAATATTAAAAACTATTTGTTTGAATAGCACAAAAAGACAAGTAAGTTATCTCATAATCATCCCATAAGCTTTCTATCTCTTGCTCATAATCAATAACCAACCTGATTCTAGATTGTTTAATAATCAATTCTTTGGGAAACTTTTAAATTGTTTTATGGGTGGGGATCAAATAGGAAgattattttggctaggaaggataggaagcaataagaataggacatgtggcaaaatttaaaataaaaatgaatgGTATTTTAGTTAATCTtatccttttcttcttcttccttcttctttccagtaacatcaaaacccaccattttcaaaacccatcatcttcaaccatttcttcactttctatctcaataatcactacattatagtgtgattttcgtcaccaatcaatgattcaaacacacgatcaacgtgttcttcagcttttttgaagaaaacccagtttaatttcatacaaaatatcgtttttttccggtgattttgaagataatcattCGATCCGTTCGACTCGATctctgataagtgtttcaatcattcaaatttcgtcaatcgttgaagaaaccgacttcgatccatgtaagaagttctttaatttcatttttattatctaggtttttgatttagtcattgcgttttacgatcttggcggggggtccgggggcagcgcccctggtagcagggtaccaggggcggcagcccctagcagggtccaaggggcagagctcctggctggggttgagctgcattggttcagacaattcacaaactgcattggttcagacaattcacagcacagacaaaactattgtccaggttcaatgcgttttagagagaacactttctttggtgtttttaagccattgtgttttagaaaaacacatttttgaagtgttttaagtcattgcgttttaggtaaaacacatttttaggtgttttcagtccattgcgttttacagagaacactttcttttgttttttaggcaattgcgttttagaatgagacattttttagtgttttctggccattgcgttttataaataagaatttctttgtgttttttgtgcattgcgttttaggtaaaacacttttttatgtgttttcagtccattgcgttttaggaaacagacattttaagtgttttgtggccattgcgttttaggaataagacatttgtttgtgtttttggtgcattgcgatttaggtaaaacacatttttatttgttttcagtCCTTAGTGTTTTAGAAAGTATACtttattttgtgtttttaggctattgcattttagaaataagacatttttttgtgttttctggccattgcgttttacaaataaggcATTTCTTTGGGGCTGTTTGTTTTTGCTTAACATGTCTTCAAGGAGCTTACGTCTGCAGGCGGGCAGACATAAGGGCTTAAAGAccgtttgttttttttaaaaaaagaagaTCTGCAAGGAGCTTTTATTAGCTTAAAAAAAGCAAATGTCTCACCTCTTCACAAATATCAGATCTTCTTCACATATACGCTCCCAGACACAGACACGCTCCCCAGACTCCACTTCTCCTCACGCCGCCACAAATCGCCGCCACAGATCGCCGCCTCCCACCATCTTCTTTCACAGGTTCGTCTTATCATCTATCTAATCGTTTATTGTTCCGATTGTTTGCGGTTTTCTAGGGTTAGGGTTTCGGTTTGAATCGTTTTCTAGGGTTAGGGTTTCGGTTTGAATCGATTTTGTACAGTACATACTTGTTTCCCTTATTTCTAcatgttctgattgttgttgtaTGTTCACCATTCAAACAATACATGCTTGAATCAAACTTCCTTTTCCTTGTATAGCCATAATTATAAATAGTATCATTACATCCAGCTTATGATAGAACCAGGTTATTATAGAACCAAATAAAAGGCATAGCATACCTCTTTTGTGTTGACTTGCTTGACTGAATTATGGCTGCGTTTTTTGTTAGTTATGGCTGCGTTTTTTGTTAGTTATGGCTGTGTTTTTTGTTAGTTATGGCTGCGTTTTTTGTAAGTTATGGCTGCGTTTTTTTGTTAGTTATGGCTGCGTTTTTTGTTACTTATGGTTgcgtttttttttgtaaattatgGCTGCGTTTTTTATGGCTGCGATTGTAAGTTGTATGTGATTGAATTTTAGATGGAAACTAATGATGGTCGACAACAATGGACGCATGAGGCTATCAAATGCATGTTAGAAACATGTCTTGAAAAAATAGGGAGAGTAGGTAGAAATGGACAAAGCTTGCATAGAAAGTCTTGGGGTAGGGTAGGAGCGAAACTTAAGGAAGAGTTTGGATTTGATTTGAATCAAAAGCAAATTAGAAATGCTTTTGATGCCATGAAATCAAAATATGTAGGATGGTGCTATTTGAGAAACAAGACTGGAAATCTCTACAACCCAGAAACAAATATGTTCACTTTAATGCCTCAAGAATGTGATGACTTTAAGAATGTGTGATTTTTAAAAATTCAATATCTTgttttatattaatattaataagaATAATGAGAATAGAAAAGTATTTCTTATAGTCCTTATTAATTTGGCGCAGGGTCACCCAAGGGCAATGTCATTGAGAACACGACCATTGCCTCATCCTGACCTTTTCATAGCTGTGTTTG encodes the following:
- the LOC118487428 gene encoding zinc finger MYM-type protein 1-like; the encoded protein is MQESLKTKFHVSSSSSSTRMRIDLEDLPWDPAERKPILSYDVNQRDEIRRAYLNKGPCQPQGHIFPKRDIGGRLRQFNPDWFKEFGCWLEYSVKSDAVFCLVCYLFKESGQKDAFVTDGYHGWNKKDRLGIHVGNGKPNSFHNKALQRCDDLRKPKQSIGSAFQKHGQPSQKHKIEYRIRLSTSVILAKALLNGALPFRGHDESESSIYKGHFLEFLKLLGELNESIGKVILGNAPGNNQMTSPKIQKDICNCFAQEVLKQIFEELADDVFSILVDESRDISKKEQMAVVLRYVDKHGVIKERFIGLVHVMETSALSLKSGIDDLFSRYNLSLARVRGQGYDGASNMAGEFNGLKALILKDNSSAYYIHCFAHQLQLVVVALANKHDEIWTFFDKVSTLTNVVCASCKRVDMIREKQKEKVQEAMGREEVETGSGLNQELSIARAGDTRWSSHHKTLVRLVQLYPTIIEVLQYIRNSGFNNVHQRQANGIWTYMKAYDFAYYLHLMKRILGITNLLSQALQRKDQDIVNAIQMDNATKQQLQTYRLEGFDSLLKDVASFL